The following coding sequences lie in one Mucilaginibacter sp. KACC 22773 genomic window:
- a CDS encoding sodium:solute symporter family transporter: protein MLKYISIGDLIVFFTYFVLVSVYGYLVYRRKKAETNSSSHSFFLAEGSLTWWAIGASIIASNISAEQFIGMSGDGFFAGIAVAVYEWLGAATLIIVAVFFMPVYIKNKIYTMPQFLKDRYNSGVALVMSIFWLALYIFINLTAILYLGALAINGLLGGGYLHEIMIGLAIFGVIIALGGMQVVGYTDVVQVAVLIIGGLAITYLSLTIVSDKFGFGQNALTGLKLILKDSPDHFHLIFKKPAHGASVETISKYLILPGFAMYAGGQWISNLNYWGCNQYITQRALGANLHTARTGILFASLLKILMPVIVMLPGIVAFVLYKHGDLPMLVGGKKDGAYSAILSFLPSGLKGLSLAVLTAAIVASIAGKVNSISTIFTLDVYKNYMSIKATERNMVWVGRIAIVCSLVIAVAFTWNDMLGISGEGGYTFVQKYSSFVSPGVLATFLLGMFWKRTTGEAAIIGILTGFAASVFFNQFAVKVFGSETWLYSAFINPAGVYEIPFFICLGWSFLTTFGVMVLVSLFGPAVSAKSIEVDKGMFKLKSSSIALIAVILLFLSAIYVRFW, encoded by the coding sequence ATGCTGAAGTATATTTCCATAGGCGATCTGATCGTATTTTTTACTTATTTCGTTTTGGTTTCCGTTTATGGTTACCTGGTTTATCGCCGTAAAAAAGCAGAAACTAATTCCAGTTCGCACAGCTTTTTCCTGGCCGAAGGGTCACTTACCTGGTGGGCTATAGGGGCATCCATTATCGCGTCCAATATCTCGGCCGAGCAATTTATAGGCATGAGCGGCGATGGTTTTTTTGCAGGCATTGCCGTAGCCGTTTACGAATGGCTGGGCGCAGCCACGCTGATTATTGTAGCGGTATTTTTTATGCCGGTATATATCAAAAATAAAATTTACACCATGCCGCAGTTCCTGAAAGACAGGTATAACAGCGGAGTGGCGCTGGTGATGTCTATATTTTGGCTGGCGTTGTACATATTTATCAACCTTACAGCCATTCTATACCTTGGTGCACTGGCTATTAACGGCCTGCTTGGCGGCGGGTATTTGCACGAGATTATGATTGGCTTGGCTATATTTGGAGTAATCATCGCCCTTGGTGGCATGCAGGTGGTTGGTTATACCGATGTGGTACAGGTTGCGGTGCTCATTATTGGCGGGCTTGCCATTACGTATTTATCGCTAACTATTGTAAGCGACAAATTTGGTTTCGGTCAAAACGCGCTTACCGGTTTAAAACTCATCCTGAAAGATTCGCCCGATCATTTCCACCTCATCTTTAAAAAGCCTGCTCATGGCGCGTCTGTTGAAACGATAAGTAAATACTTAATTCTGCCAGGCTTTGCCATGTACGCGGGTGGGCAATGGATAAGCAACCTAAACTATTGGGGCTGTAACCAATATATAACGCAACGTGCACTGGGAGCCAATTTGCATACAGCCCGTACGGGTATCCTGTTTGCCAGTTTGCTTAAAATCCTGATGCCGGTTATTGTAATGCTGCCGGGCATTGTAGCTTTTGTATTGTACAAACACGGCGATTTGCCAATGCTTGTTGGCGGCAAAAAGGACGGCGCTTACTCGGCTATATTATCCTTTTTGCCTTCGGGTTTAAAGGGCTTATCACTGGCTGTATTAACGGCGGCAATTGTGGCCTCTATTGCAGGTAAAGTAAACAGTATATCTACCATTTTTACGCTGGATGTTTATAAAAACTATATGAGCATCAAAGCTACCGAGCGTAATATGGTTTGGGTAGGCAGGATAGCGATTGTGTGCAGCCTTGTAATTGCCGTAGCCTTTACCTGGAATGATATGTTGGGTATCAGTGGCGAAGGCGGTTATACCTTTGTTCAAAAATACAGTAGCTTCGTGAGCCCGGGCGTGTTAGCAACATTCCTATTGGGTATGTTTTGGAAACGCACCACCGGCGAGGCTGCCATCATAGGCATCCTAACTGGCTTTGCGGCTTCGGTATTTTTCAACCAGTTTGCGGTTAAGGTATTCGGGTCCGAAACCTGGTTGTACTCGGCGTTTATAAACCCAGCCGGTGTTTACGAAATTCCCTTTTTCATATGCCTTGGCTGGTCGTTCCTGACAACTTTTGGGGTGATGGTTTTAGTAAGCTTATTTGGACCCGCGGTTAGTGCAAAATCTATCGAAGTTGATAAAGGTATGTTTAAATTGAAGTCGTCATCGATAGCGCTTATTGCGGTAATATTGTTGTTTCTGTCGGCTATTTACGTGCGGTTCTGGTAG
- a CDS encoding LacI family DNA-binding transcriptional regulator, translating to MADTPKSDKVDMKTLAKVLNVSIATVSKALRDSHDIGPETKLKVIEAARKLNYVPNPYASSLRKKASNTIAIIIPEIADSFFSQAINGIESIVAIKKYHTLIYLTHDSYEREAYMFGELASGRVDGVIMSVASNTEDTDHIKTLQQAGVPIVFFDRVFDDLNSVKITTDDLNSAYTATNHLLDAGCKNISLVTIKGYPSILSAREQGYKKALAERGIQPKESGMVTCSNKYNNENVEVIKEHLTLQKPDGIIATVEHLATSTYLACNELKLNIPRDVKVVCFTNQITAPILNPPLTTILQPAFDMGKKAAQLLFDHLAGKAVENNKEIVLPSTLVIRESSIIELLN from the coding sequence ATGGCCGATACCCCCAAAAGCGACAAAGTAGATATGAAGACACTGGCCAAAGTGCTCAATGTATCTATCGCCACCGTATCAAAAGCCCTTAGGGATAGTCATGACATCGGCCCCGAAACAAAGCTGAAAGTAATTGAAGCTGCCCGTAAGCTCAATTACGTGCCCAACCCCTATGCCAGTAGTCTCCGTAAAAAAGCCAGCAACACTATTGCCATTATTATCCCCGAAATTGCCGACAGCTTTTTTAGCCAGGCCATCAACGGTATTGAAAGCATAGTAGCCATAAAAAAATACCATACACTGATTTACCTTACCCATGACAGTTACGAGCGCGAAGCCTACATGTTTGGCGAACTTGCCAGCGGCCGGGTTGATGGGGTAATTATGTCAGTAGCCAGTAATACCGAAGATACCGACCACATTAAAACCCTGCAGCAGGCAGGCGTGCCCATTGTGTTTTTCGACCGGGTTTTTGATGACCTAAATTCGGTAAAAATTACTACCGACGACCTGAACAGTGCATACACAGCCACTAATCATTTGCTGGATGCAGGTTGTAAAAACATCTCGCTCGTTACCATCAAAGGTTACCCCTCCATCCTATCGGCCAGGGAACAAGGCTATAAAAAGGCGCTGGCCGAACGGGGCATCCAGCCAAAGGAATCGGGCATGGTTACCTGTTCAAATAAATATAACAACGAAAATGTTGAAGTAATAAAAGAACACCTTACACTTCAAAAGCCGGATGGCATTATCGCAACGGTAGAACACCTGGCTACATCAACCTACCTGGCCTGCAATGAATTAAAGCTAAATATCCCACGGGATGTTAAAGTGGTTTGCTTTACCAACCAGATAACCGCCCCCATCCTAAACCCGCCACTCACAACCATTTTGCAGCCCGCATTTGATATGGGCAAAAAGGCCGCACAATTATTATTTGATCATTTGGCCGGCAAAGCTGTTGAAAACAATAAAGAGATAGTTTTACCCTCAACGCTGGTGATCAGGGAATCTTCAATTATTGAGTTGTTGAATTAG
- a CDS encoding PAS domain-containing sensor histidine kinase, with protein MNLIQRTGKSNSNELEHELSVHEIELQMQNAELLEIQEKLNTALLEYSELFELSPVGYFILDKNGIIEKVNVRASIQLGIDKEQLINKPFSTFLHTERDQDNFYRHMNIAVEEGTLGRMECEIKKKDGAVFFAFIKSKVIKDEKLRFKHLLSMVTDITKLKEHEHQIEIQLAKTEELSIMKSRFIGMASHEFRTPLTSMLSSTTLIGQYAKLGETGKMERYLTRIKSSIKNLVVILDEFLSIEKLESENVEIQRANFDLPGLCEDMMEEVSATKKKGQQIHHSHTGNNEIKEDRKIIQHILLNLLSNACKYSAEEKEIKLLTTVTDYDITITVEDQGIGIPEAEQANIFARFFRAGNTGNIQGTGLGLNIVKRYVELLDGNIEFVCKQNEGTTFRIQLPLKQSLPV; from the coding sequence GTGAATTTAATACAGCGGACAGGAAAATCAAACTCTAACGAATTGGAGCATGAACTAAGCGTGCATGAGATAGAGCTGCAAATGCAAAATGCGGAATTACTTGAAATACAGGAAAAACTCAACACTGCTCTTTTAGAATATTCGGAACTGTTTGAACTTTCGCCGGTTGGCTATTTTATTTTGGATAAGAATGGCATTATCGAAAAAGTAAATGTGCGGGCATCTATTCAATTGGGAATTGATAAAGAGCAGCTTATTAACAAACCATTTTCTACGTTTCTCCATACAGAACGCGATCAGGACAATTTCTACCGGCACATGAACATTGCCGTTGAAGAAGGGACATTGGGACGTATGGAATGTGAAATTAAAAAAAAGGATGGCGCTGTTTTTTTTGCGTTTATAAAGTCAAAGGTAATAAAGGACGAAAAACTCCGGTTCAAACATTTACTCTCTATGGTAACCGACATAACTAAACTAAAAGAACATGAACACCAGATTGAAATACAGTTGGCCAAAACTGAGGAACTTAGCATTATGAAATCCCGTTTTATTGGCATGGCTTCACATGAATTTCGGACGCCTTTGACTTCAATGTTGTCGAGTACGACGCTGATTGGACAATATGCGAAATTGGGAGAGACGGGGAAGATGGAAAGGTATTTGACACGTATCAAGTCGTCCATTAAAAACCTGGTAGTTATACTTGATGAATTTCTGTCTATTGAAAAACTGGAAAGCGAGAATGTGGAAATTCAAAGGGCAAATTTCGATCTTCCCGGGCTTTGCGAGGATATGATGGAGGAAGTGTCTGCAACAAAGAAAAAAGGCCAGCAAATTCACCACAGCCATACCGGAAACAACGAAATTAAAGAAGACCGAAAAATTATACAACATATATTGCTAAACCTGCTCTCGAATGCCTGCAAATATTCAGCGGAGGAAAAGGAAATAAAGCTGCTGACCACTGTAACGGATTATGATATTACGATAACCGTGGAAGACCAGGGCATTGGCATACCGGAAGCCGAACAAGCTAACATATTTGCAAGATTTTTCAGGGCTGGTAACACAGGAAACATCCAGGGTACAGGTTTGGGACTCAATATTGTAAAAAGATATGTTGAGCTATTGGATGGAAACATCGAATTTGTCTGCAAACAGAATGAAGGAACAACCTTCAGAATTCAACTTCCATTAAAGCAAAGCTTACCTGTCTGA
- a CDS encoding helix-turn-helix domain-containing protein: protein MIRAKDYFVNDYFNNGSTIGEDSHYGHAVERFERKDHMGISEIARKLNVSRRTLYDWFETKRFSLDITCQIGFVIDHDFSNDFPDAFARRTNSLNADNGFERLLGKGQPRDATYYWMDKYITLPEKFNEVLSQAGRN, encoded by the coding sequence ATGATCAGGGCTAAAGACTACTTCGTAAATGACTATTTTAATAATGGGAGTACAATTGGCGAAGATTCGCATTACGGACATGCTGTTGAACGTTTTGAAAGGAAAGACCATATGGGTATTAGTGAAATTGCCCGCAAGCTAAATGTTAGCCGGCGTACACTGTACGATTGGTTTGAAACGAAAAGATTTAGCTTAGATATTACTTGCCAGATAGGTTTTGTGATAGATCACGATTTTTCAAACGATTTTCCTGATGCATTTGCCAGGCGGACCAATTCTTTAAATGCAGATAACGGTTTTGAACGCCTGCTGGGTAAGGGGCAACCGCGCGATGCCACTTATTATTGGATGGATAAGTATATTACCCTGCCCGAAAAATTTAATGAGGTATTGAGCCAGGCGGGGAGAAATTGA
- a CDS encoding NHL repeat-containing protein, which produces MRTRTTFILTFALLLGNASCVKELNAPTSVSLSPLADSRIQAPFNIKPTTVTVSTFVGSLQQGSADGTGTTASFNKPRSLALDASGNFYMIDQINCTIRKITPLAVVTTLAGSGFPGFADGQGAKAEFSYPSGLAVDVSGYLYVADGTRIRKVSPSGLVTTFAGSGAAGSADGKGAAASFWGATDVALDVSGNVYVADFLNFKIRKISPDGMVSTFAGSGVQGTANGKGAKASFDSPNGLTVDTKGNVYVAEEITNQIRKITPHGVVTTLAGSTERGSNDGKGAKASFYYPGGMCLDASGNLYVADNGSNKIRKVTAQGDVTTVAGNGVEGFANGPAASASFNRPTDVAVDIFGYIYVADWQNNMIRKIVIR; this is translated from the coding sequence ATGAGAACTCGAACAACTTTCATTTTAACATTTGCTCTACTGTTGGGCAACGCATCCTGTGTTAAAGAACTTAATGCTCCTACCAGTGTATCGCTAAGCCCCCTTGCCGACAGCAGAATACAGGCTCCGTTCAATATTAAACCGACCACAGTAACAGTAAGCACATTTGTGGGCAGTTTACAACAGGGCTCGGCTGATGGCACAGGCACGACAGCTTCATTTAATAAGCCAAGAAGTTTGGCGTTAGATGCTTCCGGTAACTTTTATATGATAGATCAGATAAATTGTACAATACGTAAGATAACCCCATTGGCCGTCGTGACGACGCTCGCGGGCAGTGGTTTTCCGGGGTTTGCCGATGGGCAGGGCGCTAAGGCTGAATTTTCTTATCCATCTGGCCTGGCGGTGGACGTTTCCGGTTATTTATACGTAGCAGATGGTACCAGGATACGTAAGGTCAGCCCGTCAGGCCTGGTGACAACCTTTGCCGGCAGCGGAGCGGCCGGTTCCGCCGATGGAAAGGGTGCTGCAGCCTCATTTTGGGGAGCAACAGATGTAGCCTTAGATGTTTCAGGTAATGTTTATGTGGCAGATTTCCTTAATTTCAAAATCCGAAAAATAAGCCCGGATGGCATGGTAAGTACCTTTGCAGGGAGTGGAGTTCAGGGAACAGCAAATGGCAAGGGTGCTAAAGCTTCATTTGACAGCCCGAATGGCTTGACAGTGGATACAAAAGGTAATGTATATGTAGCAGAGGAAATTACTAATCAGATTCGCAAAATAACCCCACACGGGGTAGTTACAACTCTTGCAGGCTCTACTGAACGAGGTTCAAACGATGGCAAGGGTGCTAAAGCTTCGTTTTATTACCCCGGGGGCATGTGCTTAGATGCTTCAGGAAATTTGTACGTAGCTGATAATGGTAGCAATAAAATACGAAAGGTGACCGCACAGGGTGACGTGACAACTGTTGCGGGTAACGGCGTTGAGGGCTTCGCAAATGGGCCAGCTGCCTCTGCATCATTCAATCGGCCAACAGACGTGGCGGTAGATATTTTCGGATATATTTATGTAGCGGATTGGCAAAACAACATGATACGAAAAATAGTGATCAGGTGA